In Pollutimonas sp. M17, a single genomic region encodes these proteins:
- a CDS encoding YbfB/YjiJ family MFS transporter translates to MQHKPSAILLSISGFIALAVAMGIGRFAFTPLLPMMQSDAGLDLAQGGWLASANYLGYLAGALTAAIVPGSPAALLRLGLALVVATTALMGITDGWAAWLAWRFIAGLASAWVLISTATLCLARLAALGQSRRAGLVFAGVGTGIAMAGLLCLGLDLSGASSAQAWLVLGSVALAGTVAARPLWAVPFSVPASHESPQENQGLGRHWRLIACYGLFGFGYILPATFLPAQARLLVQDPAVFGLAWPLFGLAAAVSTLLASRLAARYGRRKVWAAAQFAMAAGVLLPVLASSVTAIVLAAIFVGGTFMIVTMLGMQEGQAAGGRHARKLIAALTASFAAGQLAGPIFFSMTHVWFDAGLDFALILAAVGLLLGTALLRTPVPAASASKDPAAPPC, encoded by the coding sequence ATGCAACACAAGCCATCCGCCATTTTGCTGTCGATTTCAGGTTTCATCGCGCTGGCCGTCGCCATGGGGATCGGGCGCTTCGCCTTCACCCCCCTTCTGCCCATGATGCAAAGCGATGCCGGTCTCGATCTGGCGCAGGGCGGATGGCTGGCCAGCGCCAATTACCTGGGATACCTGGCCGGAGCCCTGACGGCCGCCATCGTGCCCGGCTCGCCGGCCGCCCTATTGCGGCTGGGCCTGGCGCTGGTGGTGGCCACCACGGCGCTCATGGGCATCACCGACGGCTGGGCGGCCTGGCTGGCCTGGCGATTCATCGCGGGGCTTGCCAGCGCATGGGTATTGATCAGCACCGCAACGCTATGCCTGGCGCGGCTTGCCGCGCTGGGCCAGTCCCGGCGGGCCGGACTGGTGTTTGCGGGCGTAGGCACGGGCATCGCCATGGCCGGCCTGCTATGCCTGGGCCTGGACTTGTCCGGCGCATCCTCGGCGCAAGCGTGGCTGGTCCTGGGCTCGGTGGCGCTGGCGGGCACGGTTGCCGCCAGACCCCTATGGGCCGTGCCTTTCAGCGTCCCGGCCAGCCACGAAAGCCCCCAAGAAAACCAGGGCCTGGGCAGGCATTGGCGGCTTATCGCCTGCTATGGCCTGTTCGGCTTCGGCTATATATTGCCGGCCACCTTCCTGCCCGCCCAGGCTCGCCTGCTGGTCCAGGATCCCGCCGTTTTCGGGCTGGCCTGGCCCCTGTTCGGCCTGGCGGCGGCCGTCTCCACCTTGTTGGCAAGCAGGCTGGCCGCCCGGTATGGGCGCCGCAAGGTGTGGGCGGCGGCCCAGTTCGCCATGGCCGCCGGTGTACTGCTGCCGGTCCTGGCATCCAGCGTCACCGCCATCGTCCTGGCCGCAATCTTCGTGGGAGGCACCTTCATGATCGTTACCATGCTGGGCATGCAGGAAGGCCAGGCGGCCGGAGGCCGGCATGCGCGCAAGCTGATTGCGGCGCTGACCGCCTCGTTCGCCGCCGGGCAACTGGCGGGGCCGATATTTTTCAGCATGACTCATGTCTGGTTCGATGCCGGTCTGGATTTCGCCCTGATCCTGGCCGCCGTGGGCCTGCTGCTTGGCACAGCCCTTCTACGAACGCCTGTCCCGGCGGCAAGCGCAAGCAAGGATCCGGCCGCGCCGCCGTGCTGA
- the guaA gene encoding glutamine-hydrolyzing GMP synthase: protein MHQRILILDYGSQVTQLIARRVREAGVYCEIHPGDVDDAFILAQQGLKGIILSGSHASAYSEESLKVPPKVFEAGVPVLGICYGMQSMASQLGGKVEWSDHREFGYAEVRAHGHTRLLDGLQDFITTEGHGMLKVWMSHGDKVTALPPGFKLMASTPSCPIAGMADEERGFYAVQFHPEVTHTLQGEAILARFVTEICGCSRDWNMPDYVEEAVANIRAQVGSDEVILGLSGGVDSSVAAALIHKAIGDQLTCVFVDHGLLRLNEAEQVMATFADHFGIKVIHVDATDAFMGKLAGVSDPEAKRKIIGKEFVEVFQAEAGKLSNARWLAQGTIYPDVIESAGAKTGKAVAIKSHHNVGGLPDTLNLKLLEPLRELFKDEVRKLGVALGLPPAMVYRHPFPGPGLGVRILGEVKKEYADLLRRADAIFIEELRKTVDSTSNKNWYDLTSQAFAVFLPVKSVGVMGDGRTYDYVVALRAVQTSDFMTADWAELPYALLKKVSSRIINEVRGINRVTYDVSSKPPATIEWE from the coding sequence ATGCACCAGCGTATCCTCATCCTCGATTACGGTTCACAAGTCACCCAGCTCATCGCGCGCCGCGTCCGCGAAGCCGGCGTGTATTGCGAGATACATCCGGGCGACGTCGACGATGCGTTCATTCTGGCGCAGCAGGGCTTGAAAGGCATCATCCTTTCGGGCAGCCACGCATCGGCCTATTCCGAAGAGTCGCTGAAGGTGCCGCCCAAGGTGTTCGAGGCCGGTGTGCCGGTGCTGGGCATATGCTACGGCATGCAATCCATGGCGTCCCAGCTGGGCGGCAAGGTCGAGTGGTCCGATCACCGCGAATTCGGCTATGCCGAAGTGCGCGCCCATGGCCATACCCGCCTGCTGGACGGCTTGCAGGACTTCATCACCACCGAGGGCCACGGCATGCTCAAGGTGTGGATGAGCCACGGCGACAAGGTCACTGCGCTGCCCCCCGGATTCAAGCTGATGGCCTCCACGCCGTCCTGCCCCATCGCGGGCATGGCCGATGAAGAGCGCGGCTTCTATGCCGTGCAGTTCCATCCCGAAGTCACGCATACGCTTCAGGGCGAAGCCATACTGGCGCGCTTCGTCACCGAGATCTGCGGCTGCAGCCGCGACTGGAACATGCCCGACTATGTCGAAGAGGCCGTGGCCAACATCCGCGCCCAGGTTGGAAGCGACGAGGTCATTCTTGGCTTGTCGGGCGGCGTGGATTCGTCCGTGGCCGCGGCGCTCATCCATAAGGCCATCGGCGACCAGCTTACCTGCGTATTCGTCGACCACGGTTTGCTGCGCCTGAACGAGGCCGAGCAAGTCATGGCCACCTTTGCGGATCATTTCGGCATCAAGGTGATACACGTCGACGCCACCGATGCATTCATGGGCAAGCTGGCGGGCGTGTCCGACCCTGAAGCCAAGCGCAAGATCATCGGCAAGGAGTTCGTCGAAGTCTTCCAGGCCGAGGCGGGCAAGCTGAGCAATGCACGCTGGCTGGCACAGGGCACCATCTATCCCGACGTCATCGAATCGGCCGGCGCCAAGACCGGCAAGGCTGTGGCCATCAAATCCCACCACAATGTGGGCGGACTGCCGGACACCCTGAACCTGAAGCTGCTCGAGCCCTTGCGCGAACTGTTCAAGGACGAAGTGCGCAAGCTGGGCGTTGCCCTGGGACTGCCGCCCGCCATGGTGTACCGCCATCCCTTCCCGGGTCCCGGCCTGGGCGTGCGCATCCTGGGCGAAGTCAAGAAGGAATACGCCGACCTGCTGCGCCGCGCCGACGCCATCTTCATCGAAGAGCTGCGCAAAACCGTGGACTCGACCAGCAACAAGAACTGGTACGACCTGACCTCGCAAGCCTTTGCCGTCTTTCTCCCGGTCAAGTCGGTCGGTGTGATGGGCGACGGCCGCACTTATGATTACGTGGTGGCGCTGCGCGCCGTGCAGACGTCGGACTTCATGACGGCGGATTGGGCGGAACTGCCTTATGCCTTGCTGAAGAAGGTGTCGTCGCGGATCATCAATGAGGTGCGCGGAATCAATCGGGTCACTTACGATGTGTCGAGCAAGCCGCCGGCGACGATTGAGTGGGAATGA
- a CDS encoding FitA-like ribbon-helix-helix domain-containing protein — MRAVTIRNVPEEVHRAIRVRAAQNGRTLQAEMCEILATAVKPEGRVKLGDLLADIGRKVKLTDEEMAVFDRDHSPARAASFE, encoded by the coding sequence ATGAGAGCAGTAACGATCAGGAATGTGCCGGAAGAGGTGCATCGTGCCATCCGGGTCAGGGCGGCGCAGAACGGCCGTACATTGCAAGCCGAGATGTGCGAAATATTGGCTACCGCCGTGAAACCGGAAGGCCGGGTAAAGCTGGGCGACCTGCTGGCAGACATCGGGCGCAAGGTGAAATTGACCGACGAAGAAATGGCGGTTTTTGACCGTGACCATTCACCCGCCCGCGCAGCGAGTTTTGAATGA
- a CDS encoding type II toxin-antitoxin system VapC family toxin: MILLDTNVISEQFRAVPDESVIDWLNRQPLETLYLASMTVAELRACVALMPAGKRRTVLSDNIEHQVLPVFVGRVLSFDMACTRAYADVLAAARKSGSGIEAADAIIAAIALDNGFSVATRDVSPFLAAGVKVISPWEDQE; encoded by the coding sequence ATGATTCTGCTGGATACAAACGTTATATCGGAGCAATTTCGAGCCGTACCCGATGAATCGGTGATTGACTGGTTGAATCGTCAGCCGCTGGAAACGCTTTATCTGGCATCCATGACCGTGGCTGAACTGCGGGCCTGTGTTGCCCTGATGCCCGCAGGTAAGCGCCGGACAGTGCTCAGTGACAACATCGAACACCAGGTGTTGCCGGTATTTGTGGGCCGGGTGCTGTCGTTTGATATGGCTTGCACACGCGCCTATGCCGATGTGCTGGCAGCCGCCCGCAAGTCTGGCAGCGGCATCGAAGCGGCTGATGCCATCATCGCGGCGATTGCTCTGGATAACGGTTTCAGCGTGGCGACAAGGGACGTAAGCCCGTTCCTGGCGGCCGGCGTGAAAGTCATCAGTCCTTGGGAAGATCAAGAGTAA